The window AAGATCCGCCGACGACTTAAAACCTAACTGGTTCAAATTTGACTCACTGATCGTATCTGTCATCGCAAGTATAGAAcctgaaaatgaaaaaagttcTTGTCGTACGTATAGATTTAAGAATGGGATAACAATCTAGATTtctattttgtaatttctatGATTGATATACAAAAATAGGAGTGTTAATAATGACCTTTGAACCCACGGGATAGGACTAAATCATTTCCCGTGGAGAGGATTAGGATTCTCTTACTTTACAGGTTCTCTCCGATCCTGTACAATGGATTGAGATATCAAAATATGGTAATTACATACCTGACACCACCATGGCACGGACCATCTCAGGATACTCCTCGGCGATCTAGAAAGCCACCATGCCACCGTAACTAAACCCTACAAGAAAAAACTTATCCACGCCGAGGATACGAAGAGACTTGACTAAACAGTGAGCTTGAAACGCTGGTGACCTGTCCGGGTTGTCGGAGTAAGACCCACCAAAGAAGAGGAGGTCCGGTATATAGACTGAGTACTTCTTGGCTAATGATCTAACCTGGAACTGCCACGTCACAATCCCTTCAGCTGCAAAGCCATGGATGAACAAGAGGACTGGTTTCGTAGGTTTTTGTGGTTCCACGGTAGCGTTTTTGTCAGATTTTTTGggtctttttagggtttcttttggGATCCAGAAGTTCATCTTCGTCCCCGGTTCAGTTTCTACTGTGTAGGCAATAACGCCAGCCAATTTTATGAGTCTGTACAACAAAGGTTTTTGTGACTCCACAAAGTTCACCATTGTCTTGTTTGGATATATGTTTAGAAGGTGACATACAATGTCTGAAGATGGAACAGCATATGAAAGGGTaatgattttaaagatttttgagtTGTGAATAATTATAATGTATCTGGTGTTGGGTTCCTATTCATATTCAACCAATCATTTcttgttttaaacattttatatatatcttgtttgaCGTTTTGATTCATAATCATAACTTGCCAATAGCATagtgtataatataattaaagatACTACTCAGAACATTTtgatatcataaaaaaaaaatgtttttcttctaaGTTTTATATTCGTTTTAATAATACTGTCACTCTTTTACACCTATATacatcttttcattttattttgaacaTTTCACATTTCCCTAATGTTACCAACCAAAACTAGCTTATAAACTATTTATCATGAACAAGTGTGCCTTggaaataatttatatagagTTCTTAATTAGTTGCCTTGCATGTAATCTCTGAATCTAGTCAAGTTGGAAATCTGTACTTCCTAATTGTGATCGGTATGTTGTAAAacttttcttgttctgtttttggagTTATTTACTAGATAGtcaaatttttggttaaattttgcAAACAAATGTAGTGCCGTGGTGGTGGATGTGTTTTACGCAACTAATATTACgacaactagattttaacccgcggtataccgcaaaacaattttttaaaaaataataacattttaatttttatttattttttatatttagtttgttttgtttagttaaataataattttggattgtcaattattagaacaataatagaggaaataaatacataaatatgtaatttataagctattgttggattaagtcacaattttaccaatgatttaattgttttacaaaattttagttaaattacactgatttaatatgtctaattaatattctaatattagtggtattgaccaaataattaaataaagatttaacgcgtgtttcaaaaccaaattaataatattttatatttatactaatgttaattcaaaccgtcatgttaataacatgtcccgccatataacaacaaaccgtcatattagtggtttaacccgtgtttcaaaaccgtcatattagtggttttggttgtgggtgttgtgtttcgtttgtgaagttgatatttatatatggaaaatgCTTTATGAGCAAGGAGTTTACAATTCgtagcaataaaagagagattttaatgTTTTCCTATTTCAGCTGATAACATTATGTCATTATCGcagaataatattcagttttttaacgcgatatatactatattaaatgtatttcttgatgctaaagttaaatatttcagattattgagtttctaaatTTGGGTTTCCATTTTTATGACctttattaacgttataataattattgcgattgtaatcatttgttactcaaatatggctgtgtcatttaaatttaagagatcatacagtctctaaagatcttttaaaatagttttgaagatttttatgggattaaaaatttaatgcgtagagttgttttgggaaaaaaatcgaaatgtataaatgttgtcaatctatttatggcaataaacgtatcaaattaggttgatttaaatagttccattaattgagtttttacagtatgttattttaggaaaattgttaggggttaatgttgtaaataaaacaaattaaataagcacaacttaaagggcataaaccaaaatatacttcgacaatgttaatatagattaaaattttaaaaacctgaTATAAAACAAACTcgttaaaaaaattgtgttataaaaatacatttgtaATAAATGAGCTATCTTATTTACTGGTTTTATCATATGTCATTTTTACAAATAGTAAGTAGAATTTAACTATATAGTGCATATTGTCTTCCTTCCATGTAACATAAAAAGATGTTAACAACTATTATATTACtcttttgtaagaaaatacTTACCTCGACAATACGTACATGGTACATCATCTACAATATTCATCTTTGTTATTCATGTTATATGGACTATATAGGTCCTTTTCATACTAATCGAAAGAAAGACCACGTCCATACCTCTTACGATTAATATAATCGTTATTGGTTTTCTGAAAATATACGCAATTAGACGATTACGCACATTTACTATACTCCATAAAATTACCCCTCTGTG is drawn from Camelina sativa cultivar DH55 chromosome 1, Cs, whole genome shotgun sequence and contains these coding sequences:
- the LOC104700412 gene encoding LOW QUALITY PROTEIN: epoxide hydrolase 4 (The sequence of the model RefSeq protein was modified relative to this genomic sequence to represent the inferred CDS: substituted 1 base at 1 genomic stop codon), yielding MVNFVESQKPLLYRLIKLAGVIAYTVETEPGTKMNFWIPKETLKRPKKSDKNATVEPQKPTKPVLLFIHGFAAEGIVTWQFQVRSLAKKYSVYIPDLLFFGGSYSDNPDRSPAFQAHCLVKSLRILGVDKFFLVGFSYGGMVAFXIAEEYPEMVRAMVVSGSILAMTDTISESNLNQLGFKSSADLLLPTSVKGLKTLFALAVHRPMWFPNKLFKDFIEVMITNRKERAELLEALVISNKDVTIPRFQQKIHLMWGESDQIFNIGFAKKMKEQLGENATMESIKKAGHLAHLERPCVYNRRLKKFLASVYSEN